A stretch of the Cytobacillus luteolus genome encodes the following:
- a CDS encoding metal-sulfur cluster assembly factor, translating to MDKALEENIMGALETVIDPELGIDIVNLGLVYGVDMDDEGKATVTMTLTSMGCPLAGTIVESVKASLADLPEVKETEVDIVWNPPWSKDRMSRYAKIALGIR from the coding sequence ATAGATAAAGCATTAGAAGAAAATATCATGGGGGCACTTGAGACAGTTATTGACCCTGAACTAGGAATTGATATTGTAAATTTAGGATTAGTTTATGGGGTTGACATGGATGACGAAGGAAAGGCAACAGTTACGATGACTCTTACTTCAATGGGTTGTCCTTTAGCAGGAACCATTGTTGAAAGTGTAAAGGCATCACTTGCTGATCTACCTGAGGTAAAAGAAACAGAAGTTGATATTGTCTGGAATCCACCATGGTCTAAGGATCGAATGTCACGCTACGCAAAAATTGCATTAGGAATTAGATAA
- a CDS encoding metal-sulfur cluster assembly factor: MSFLAKINEQLKKVIDPELNINIVDLGLIYNVSEDAGDVVIKMTLTTPGCPLHDSIVGGVKHAVSELTEVKSVDVEVVWSPLWSPDLMSEDALKQLRGY, from the coding sequence ATGTCATTCCTGGCAAAAATAAATGAGCAATTAAAGAAAGTCATTGATCCTGAACTTAACATAAACATTGTTGACTTAGGGTTAATATATAATGTGAGTGAAGATGCCGGAGATGTTGTTATCAAGATGACTTTAACAACGCCTGGCTGCCCTCTGCACGATAGCATTGTTGGTGGTGTGAAACATGCTGTCTCAGAGTTAACTGAAGTAAAAAGTGTTGATGTGGAAGTTGTTTGGAGTCCTTTATGGTCACCTGATCTGATGAGTGAAGATGCCCTAAAACAGTTACGGGGTTATTAG